In Rhodamnia argentea isolate NSW1041297 chromosome 11, ASM2092103v1, whole genome shotgun sequence, one genomic interval encodes:
- the LOC115735984 gene encoding uncharacterized protein LOC115735984 has protein sequence MGSEISRQIQRRKDVLREAKVLSDLSETCGTRFPGCDYRCLDRKNWMNSLDPEKLPLFKIVWPGTHDSATNKIGVRFVSRPFAQCQSLSIYDQLVGGTRVLDIRVQEDCRVCHGILPTYSVDVVLNDVKKFLGETKSEIIILEVRTEFGHQDPPEFDQYLVDQLGGHLIGQDESVFGKTIADLLPKRVICVWKPRNSPKPQAGGPLWSEGYLKDDWMNTDLPSTKFDSNMKHLGEQPPASVRKYFYRVGNTVTPQADNPVVCVKPVTNRIHGYARLFISRCFSKGLADRLQVFSTDFIDADFVDACTGLTSARIEGKA, from the coding sequence ATGGGTTCTGAGATCTCGAGGCAGATTCAGAGACGGAAAGACGTGTTGCGAGAGGCAAAAGTCCTGAGTGATCTCAGCGAAACCTGTGGGACGCGATTCCCAGGTTGTGACTACCGCTGTTTGGATAGGAAGAACTGGATGAACAGCCTCGATCCCGAGAAGCTTCCACTTTTCAAGATTGTCTGGCCAGGGACTCATGATTCCGCGACCAACAAGATTGGAGTACGGTTCGTGTCTCGTCCTTTTGCCCAATGCCAATCGCTAAGCATCTACGATCAGCTCGTGGGAGGCACTCGGGTATTAGACATTCGAGTCCAGGAGGATTGCCGGGTATGCCATGGGATTTTACCGACTTATAGTGTGGATGTCGTCCTGAACGACGTCAAGAAGTTTTTAGGTGAGACGAAGTCGGAGATTATAATACTAGAAGTCCGAACTGAGTTTGGTCATCAGGACCCGCCTGAGTTTGATCAGTACTTGGTGGATCAACTTGGGGGGCACCTGATCGGCCAGGATGAAAGTGTTTTCGGTAAGACAATTGCGGATTTGTTGCCGAAGAGAGTGATTTGTGTCTGGAAGCCTAGGAACTCGCCCAAACCGCAGGCGGGAGGCCCATTGTGGAGTGAGGGCTATCTGAAGGATGACTGGATGAATACCGATTTACCATCAACCAAGTTTGATAGCAATATGAAGCATTTGGGTGAGCAGCCGCCAGCTTCCGTAAGGAAGTACTTTTACAGGGTGGGGAACACAGTAACGCCGCAAGCGGACAATCCAGTAGTGTGTGTCAAGCCGGTCACTAATCGCATTCACGGATATGCTAGGCTGTTTATATCTCGGTGCTTCTCTAAAGGGCTAGCTGATAGGTTGCAGGTATTCTCAACGGACTTTATAGATGCAGATTTCGTAGATGCTTGTACCGGTCTTACATCTGCCAGGATTGAAGGGAAAGCCTAA
- the LOC115735652 gene encoding uncharacterized protein LOC115735652, with protein sequence MADIVKQILARPIQLADQVTKTADDVHVSFKPDCAEIKAKTEKLAALLRQAARASNDLYERPTRRIVADTEQVLEKALALVVKCRGNSLMKRVFTIIPAAAFRKTSMQLENSIGDVSWLLRVSASADDRDDEYLGLPPIASNEPILCLIWEQIAILYTGSVEDRSDAAASLVSLARDNDRYGKLIIEEGGVPPLLKLAKEGRLEGQENAARAIGLLGRDPESVEQIVNAGVCSVFAKILKEGRMKVQVVVAWAVSELAANHPKCQDHFAQNNVIRLLVSHLAFETVQEHSKYAIASKQKMSIHSVLMASNSSNNCDAHGHEVDHDKQAVVGHMAHPMGNETPSQMQNVVANTLAMKHQTSSSHSKPPTSTQSHASNHHPNNGKTAQHGAKQPHHHHQPQHVALAGSSIKGREFEDPETKAQMKAMAARALWQLSKGNVGICRSITESRALLCFAILLEKGPEDVQSFSAMALMEIADVAEQNSELRRSAFKPTSPAARAVVDQLLKVIEKGESHLLLTCIKAIGSLARTFRATETRIIGPLVKLLDEREPEVSMESTIALNKFACTDNFLHVNHCKAIIGAGGVKHLIQLVYFGEQMVQIPALILLCYIALHVPDSETLAQEEVLIVLEWSTKQAHLNEEFTINDLLPEAKSRLELYQSRGSRGFH encoded by the coding sequence ATGGCGGACATAGTGAAACAGATTCTCGCTAGGCCGATCCAATTGGCCGATCAGGTGACCAAGACGGCCGACGACGTCCACGTGTCGTTCAAGCCGGACTGCGCCGAGATTAAGGCCAAGACGGAGAAGCTGGCCGCGCTCCTCCGCCAGGCGGCCCGCGCCAGCAACGACCTCTACGAGCGCCCCACGCGCCGGATCGTTGCCGACACCGAGCAGGTCCTCGAGAAGGCCCTCGCCCTCGTGGTCAAGTGCCGCGGCAACAGCCTGATGAAGCGCGTTTTCACCATCATCCCCGCCGCCGCGTTCCGGAAGACCTCCATGCAGCTGGAGAACTCGATCGGCGACGTCTCTTGGCTCCTGCGGGTGTCGGCCTCCGCGGACGACCGGGACGACGAGTACCTGGGCCTCCCGCCGATAGCCTCTAACGAACCCATCCTGTGTCTAATATGGGAGCAAATCGCGATCCTCTACACGGGGTCGGTAGAGGACAGGTCAGACGCGGCCGCCTCATTGGTCTCGCTGGCCCGGGACAACGACCGGTACGGGAAGCTGATCATCGAGGAAGGCGGGGTGCCGCCGCTGCTGAAGCTGGCGAAGGAAGGGCGATTGGAAGGGCAGGAGAATGCGGCCAGGGCGATAGGGCTGCTGGGGCGGGACCCGGAGAGCGTGGAGCAAATTGTGAACGCGGGCGTGTGCTCGGTGTTTGCCAAGATCCTCAAGGAAGGCCGCATGAAGGTCCAGGTGGTGGTGGCGTGGGCGGTGTCGGAGCTGGCGGCGAACCACCCGAAATGCCAGGACCATTTCGCCCAGAACAACGTGATCAGGTTGCTGGTGAGCCATCTAGCGTTCGAGACCGTACAAGAACATAGCAAGTATGCAATTGCAAGCAAACAGAAGATGTCGATACATTCAGTGTTGATGGCAAGTAACAGCAGCAATAACTGTGATGCGCATGGACATGAAGTTGATCACGACAAGCAAGCTGTGGTCGGCCACATGGCTCATCCAATGGGCAATGAAACCCCAAGCCAAATGCAGAATGTGGTGGCAAACACCCTGGCCATGAAGCACCAAACATCCTCCTCACACTCCAAGCCACCCACCTCGACGCAGAGCCACGCCTCAAATCACCATCCCAACAATGGTAAGACCGCCCAGCACGGCGCTAAGCAGccgcaccaccaccaccagcccCAGCACGTGGCGCTGGCCGGGAGTAGCATCAAGGGCCGAGAGTTCGAAGACCCCGAGACCAAGGCCCAGATGAAGGCGATGGCGGCTCGGGCCCTTTGGCAGCTCTCCAAGGGGAATGTCGGGATTTGCCGGAGCATCACAGAGTCGAGAGCGCTCCTCTGCTTCGCCATTTTGCTCGAGAAGGGCCCCGAGGACGTGCAGTCCTTCTCGGCAATGGCGCTGATGGAGATCGCCGACGTAGCCGAGCAGAACTCGGAGCTGAGGCGCTCCGCCTTCAAGCCGACTTCCCCGGCCGCCAGGGCGGTCGTGGACCAATTGCTGAAGGTGATCGAGAAGGGGGAATCGCACCTCTTGCTGACTTGCATCAAGGCGATCGGCAGCCTGGCGAGGACGTTCCGAGCGACGGAGACGAGGATCATCGGCCCGTTGGTGAAGTTGCTCGACGAGAGAGAGCCCGAGGTGTCGATGGAGTCCACCATCGCGCTGAACAAGTTCGCGTGCACGGACAACTTCCTCCACGTCAATCACTGCAAGGCCATAATCGGCGCGGGCGGCGTCAAGCACTTGATTCAGCTCGTCTACTTCGGGGAACAGATGGTCCAAATCCCGGCGTTGATACTGCTATGCTACATCGCGCTACACGTCCCCGACAGCGAGACGCTGGCGCAGGAGGAGGTGCTCATAGTCCTAGAGTGGTCGACGAAGCAGGCGCACCTAAACGAGGAGTTCACGATCAACGACCTGTTGCCGGAGGCCAAGAGCCGGCTCGAGCTCTATCAGTCCAGGGGTTCGAGGGGATTCCACTGA
- the LOC115735852 gene encoding chaperone protein dnaJ 11, chloroplastic-like translates to MYSSSPSFTQSPVHPGVIHTHYTLQSSSSARLPRPRTVAAYTSTEFRRPPGVKTEMAASASSLYEVLGIPASASFNDIKVAYRRLARVCHPDVVGVTHKETSANEFKKIHEAYSTLSDPDKRANYDQDLFRRNRLYGSPLSSATMAAAAASMSQFSGYTCKKWETDQCW, encoded by the coding sequence ATGTATTCCTCATCTCCAAGCTTCACTCAATCCCCAGTTCACCCCGGTGTCATCCACACGCATTACACTCTTCAATCCTCATCCTCTGCTAGGCTCCCAAGGCCCAGAACTGTGGCTGCTTACACTTCCACAGAATTCAGGAGGCCACCGGGAGTGAAAACCGAAATGGCAGCGTCGGCGTCGTCTCTGTACGAGGTTCTCGGGATTCCCGCAAGCGCTTCCTTCAACGATATCAAGGTCGCTTATAGGAGACTGGCGAGAGTCTGCCATCCTGACGTTGTCGGGGTGACCCACAAAGAGACGTCAGCCAATGAGTTCAAGAAGATCCATGAAGCATACTCGACTCTGTCTGATCCGGACAAGAGAGCAAACTACGACCAGGATCTTTTCCGGCGTAACCGGCTGTACGGGTCGCCTCTCAGTTCCGCGACGATGGCGGCAGCCGCAGCATCGATGTCCCAGTTTTCGGGGTACACTTGCAAGAAGTGGGAGACTGATCAGTGTTGGTAG